In one window of Qipengyuania gaetbuli DNA:
- a CDS encoding DUF3617 family protein, protein MRLPITLAIASLALASCGSSDDADTDGDGSVSAEEIKAATAKVKPLEAGQYKMNMELVELVDPTMSEQEIAQAKEFMGAMGGMAPPRCLNEEDAKKGMVGVAEQLQNGDCNVDSLTSNADGMQAAMTCKAAGGDAKVSLASTSTGTASEMTMTAIEPSEQGEKKVTMKVSMTRTGDCT, encoded by the coding sequence ATGCGCCTTCCCATTACGCTTGCCATCGCCAGTCTCGCCCTCGCATCCTGCGGTAGCTCGGACGATGCGGACACGGACGGGGACGGCAGCGTCTCGGCCGAAGAGATCAAGGCCGCCACCGCCAAGGTGAAGCCGCTGGAAGCGGGCCAGTACAAGATGAACATGGAACTGGTCGAGCTGGTCGATCCGACCATGAGCGAGCAGGAAATCGCGCAGGCGAAGGAATTCATGGGCGCCATGGGCGGCATGGCTCCGCCGCGCTGCCTCAATGAAGAGGACGCCAAGAAGGGCATGGTCGGCGTGGCCGAGCAGCTCCAGAACGGCGACTGCAACGTCGACAGCCTGACCTCCAATGCCGACGGCATGCAGGCGGCCATGACCTGCAAGGCGGCAGGCGGCGATGCGAAGGTCTCGCTCGCCAGCACCTCGACCGGTACGGCGTCCGAAATGACCATGACCGCCATCGAACCGTCCGAACAGGGCGAGAAGAAGGTCACGATGAAGGTCTCCATGACGCGGACCGGCGACTGCACCTGA